The proteins below come from a single Aegilops tauschii subsp. strangulata cultivar AL8/78 chromosome 6, Aet v6.0, whole genome shotgun sequence genomic window:
- the LOC109785394 gene encoding B-box zinc finger protein 21: MKVQCDVCAADAASVFCCADEAALCDACDRRVHRANKLAGKHRRFSLLNPSPSSASPSQMPPPLCDICQEKRGFLFCKEDRAILCRECDVSVHTASELSMRHARFLLTGVRVSSEPAASPAPPPSEEENTSSHCCSGDDDAHGASSGSSISEYLTKTLPGWHVEDFLVDDATAAAAAAAASAGFSSGGSYQGVGTPNFALHDAGYPAGWTRQEHWVPQMYAELAGGKRSRTSAANSHW, translated from the exons ATGAAGGTGCAGTGCGACGTGTGCGCGGCCGACGCGGCCTCCGTCTTCTGCTGCGCCGACGAGGCCGCGCTCTGCGACGCCTGCGACCGCCGCGTGCACCGCGCCAACAAGCTCGCCGGCAAGCACCGCCGCTTCTCGCTGCTCAACCCGTCGCCGTCCTCCGCGTCGCCGTCGCAGATGCCGCCGCCGCTCTGCGACATCTGCCAG GAGAAGAGGGGCTTCTTGTTCTGCAAGGAGGACAGGGCGATCCTGTGCCGGGAGTGCGACGTGTCGGTGCACACGGCGAGCGAGCTCAGCATGCGCCACGCCCGCTTCCTGCTCACCGGCGTGCGGGTCTCCTCGGAGCCGGCCGCCTCCCCCGCGCCCCCGCCGTCGGAGGAGGAGAACACGAGCAGCCACTGCTGCAGCGGCGACGACGACGCGCACGGCgccagcagcggcagcagcatctCCGAGTACCTCACCAAGACATTACCAGGGTGGCACGTGGAGGACTTTCTGGTCGACGACGCCACcgcggcggccgccgccgccgctgcttccGCCGGCTTCTCTTCAGGCGGATCGTACCAG GGAGTAGGAACTCCGAACTTCGCGCTGCACGACGCCGGCTACCCAGCGGGGTGGACGAGGCAGGAGCATTGGGTGCCGCAGATGTACGCGGAGCTGGCCGGCGGCAAGAGATCCCGGACTTCGGCCGCCAATTCACACTGGTGA